The following are encoded in a window of Numida meleagris isolate 19003 breed g44 Domestic line chromosome 13, NumMel1.0, whole genome shotgun sequence genomic DNA:
- the BHLHA15 gene encoding class A basic helix-loop-helix protein 15, whose protein sequence is MKAKAKGKKQRQTADKEAFSEESAMRKKELVKCLRHTERRNGGSKESSKMAAAGAKRPWSSKDRHLRRLESNERERQRMHKLNNAFQALREVIPHVRAENKLSKIETLTLAKNYIKSLTSIILNMSNGHFPAAEGMGGAWGSKLYQHYQQQRGDDDHEKHSFSKNT, encoded by the coding sequence ATGAAGGCCAAAGCcaaagggaagaagcagaggcAGACTGCTGATAAAGAAGCCTTTTCTGAGGAGTCTGCAATGCGAAAAAAAGAACTGGTGAAATGCCTGCGGCACACAGAAAGGAGGAATGGGGGAagcaaggagagcagcaagATGGCTGCAGCCGGAGCCAAGCGTCCTTGGAGCAGTAAAGACAGACATTTGAGGAGACTGGAAAGCAATGAGCGGGAGAGGCAGAGAATGCACAAGCTCAACAACGCGTTCCAGGCCTTGCGGGAGGTAATCCCTCACGTGAGAGCTGAGAATAAACTTTCCAAAATAGAGACTCTCACACTGGCCAAGAATTACATTAAATCGTTGACCTCCATTATACTTAATATGTCTAATGGACActttccagctgcagaagggaTGGGGGGAGCCTGGGGGTCCAAACTGTACCAGCATTATCAACAGCAGCGTGGGGATGATGATCATGAGAAACACAGCTTCAGCAAAAACACCTAG